In the genome of Streptomyces sp. NBC_00259, the window AATGGACGGATTCGAGACCGCGGCGCACATCAAGCGCCGCGAACGGACCAGAGACATCCCCATCATCTTCCTGACCGCGATCAACCACGGACCGCACCACACCTTCCGTGGATACGCCGCGGGCGCGGTGGACTACATCTCCAAGCCGTTCGACCCATGGGTGCTGCGCGCGAAGGTCTCCGTCTTCGTCGAGCTCTACATGAAGAACTGCCAGCTGCGCGAGCAGGCCGCGCTGCTCCGCCTCCAGCTCGAGGGCGGCGGGCACGGCACGGGAGACACCAAGGAGCCGGCCGGTCTCCTGGCCGAACTCTCCGCGCGGCTCGCGGCAGTTGAGGAGCAGGCCGAGGCGCTCTCCAAGCAGCTCGACGACGAGTCCGCGGACGCCGCGGCCGTCGCCACGGCAGCCCATCTCGAACGCAAACTCACCGGTCTGCGCAGGGCGCTGGACGCCCTGGAGCCCGGAGCCGGCACCGGCACGCCCTCGCTGCCGTCACAGAGCTAGGGGCTGTCCTCCGGATCTGGCGTGCCGCTGGACCGGAGCCCCGACCGCTGATGGGACGTCAGTTTCCGGACCTGGCAAGGACGACACGAACGGGTGAACCGGTGGGCACACGTGTCCCCTGCCGGTCACACCGGTAACCTCACCACCATGGCCTCACGTACGTCCGGCAAGGGTTCACAGGGCGCGGCGGGCACCGCGAAGCCGCGCGCCGGCCGTACGACCGGCGCCGCGAAGAAGGCGGCGCCCGCCAAGAAGCCCGTGGCGAAGAAGACCGCAGCCAAGAAGAGCGCACCCGCGAAGAAGGCGGTGGCGAAGAAGGCGGTGCCCAAGCCCGCGCCCAATCCCACCGGGGGC includes:
- a CDS encoding response regulator, with translation MVQKAKILLVDDRPENLLALEAILSALDQTLVRASSGEEALKALLTDDFAVILLDVQMPGMDGFETAAHIKRRERTRDIPIIFLTAINHGPHHTFRGYAAGAVDYISKPFDPWVLRAKVSVFVELYMKNCQLREQAALLRLQLEGGGHGTGDTKEPAGLLAELSARLAAVEEQAEALSKQLDDESADAAAVATAAHLERKLTGLRRALDALEPGAGTGTPSLPSQS